GCACAAAAACCCCTGCCAGGAGAAAAACTTGCCCCAGGAGGAGTTATTAATCTTACGGTCAACAAAAAGATTGAGGGACTGAAAGAAGTAAAACTGCGCTTCCCTCTTCCTGAGGCAAAACAACCCATAGAAGTCAAGGTGGTCATTAACGACCAGCTTGGAGAAAGAGTTGCCTATCGTCGTATCCACCAAGGGGGAGAAACGGTTGAAATCAGCATTCCCAGCAAGGGTGCTGGTAGGGTGATTATATACCTTAACGATTATTATTACTGGGAGAAAGAATTGCGATAAAAGAAGGGGGACGAGGGGATGGCAAAACTTGCGCCTTCCATACTGTCTTGTGATTTTTCCCGCTTGAGGGAGCAATTGCTTGCTGCTCAAGCTGGAGGAGCAGAGGTAATCCACGTAGACGTCATGGATGGCCACTTTGTACCCAATATAACCTTTGGTGTTCCCATCGTCAAAGCGGTGAAAAAAATTTTACCTCAGGCCACTATAGACGTGCATCTGATGATTGAAACCCCACGTCGTTACATATCTGAATTTGCAGAGGCTGGTGCTGATATCATCAGTTTTCACGTGGAAGCCGAAAGGGATTTCGATGCAACGATAAACCTGATTAAAAAACACGGCAAAAAAGCAGCGGTGGCTCTTTGCCCTGGAACACCGGTAGAATTTGTATCCGAGATTATTTCCAAGCTGGAAATGGTCTTGTTGCTTACTGTGAACCCAGGTTTTGGAGGGCAAACATTGTTGCCTGGTATGGATGAAAAGATCCTCAAGTTACGCCGCGAAATAGCCCGCAGGGGTTTGAGGACAGAGATTGAAATTGATGGAGGAGTAAAAGAAGAAAATATCGAATATCTGGCTTCAAGGGGAGCTTCTATTATTGTTGCGGGATCGCTGGTTTTTTCGGATGAAGAAGCAATTGAAGAAAAAGTAAGACGGCTTTCCTTAAAAATAAAGCCATATTAAATCCCATCGGGTTTTGTTGGCTTAAGAACTTTGGCTCCTTGTTTTTAAGAACCCCCGAGAAGAGCGTGGCCCAAACCACGCTCTTTAAGCTTTTTGAACCTTTCCAGCCTTAAGACAAGCAGTGCATACACTTATTTTTCTCCGCTGGCCATTAATCAGAGCTCTTACCTTTTGAATATTGGGACGCCATATCCGACGGCTTACCCGATGGGAATGGCTGATTTGATTTCCAAAAGACGGTTTCTTGCCGCATATTTCACACTTGGCCATGCTGTCACCCTCTTTCTGCTTCTGTGGTTACAACTGGCTACAATATTAACAATTTAGAATAAACAAGGCAAGGGGCAATTCGACTTTTCATTGTTGAAAAAAGTATTAAAATAAAAGTTTGTGAGTGTAGAAAAGAGTTTTTTGCAAAAAGTCCTGCATAGGGAAAAAGAAAAGTTAGACAACTTGTCGGTAATTGGTGGGTTCAATCGTTTCATCAAAAACCATCTGTCTACAATTTTACCCTCTGATTTAGTGGAAGAAGCAGAAAACTACCCTTTATTCTCAAAAAGCGAAAAAATAAGATTTCTACAAGAGATAGAAAATGCCATCTCTGCTCTGCAAAAAAATAATGCAACAGCACCGCAAAGAAGCAGAGCATCTATCTCTCAAAAAAAGCCTTTAAACCTTGAAACACCCGTACGTTATCTCAAAGGGGTTGGTCCAGCTCTTGAGAGAAAGCTGAACAAACTTAATATTAAAACCCTTGAAGATCTCATCTACTTCTTCCCCAGAACCTATCGGGATAGAGGACATCCTACCACTATTGACACGCTTAAAGAAGGAATGCTCCAAACGGTAGAGGGAAAAGTCATAAGTGTCCGCAGAAGAAACATCCGTAGGGGTACTCTTTTGAAAATAACCATTGGCGATGATACAGGTCTTGCAGACCTTTTGTGTTTCAACCAAGATTACCTGAGTAGGATACTGCGTCCTGGAACCAGAATCTTGGTTACGGGACGCTTCAGAAGGTCTTCTGTCAGCGGCCGCATGGAGACCAGCAATTTCGAGTATGAGCCAGCTTCTCGAGTTAAAAAAGAGAATTTCGAAAAAATTGTGCCCGTTTATAGTCTGACCAAAGGGCTTTCCCAAAAAAAGATTCGTTCCCTGGTAGAGTACGCCTTGCAAAACTACTTGCCGAGCCTTGAAGAAACCTTACCCGAGGAGACTGTTCAGAGGCTCAATTTGTTGCCGAAAAGAAAGGCTATTTATCTTCTGCATAACCCTGGCGAGGAAAACATCGAAGAACTACTACAACGCCGGAGTCGGGCTCATCTTACTCTTATTTTTGAAGAATTTATCCTTTTTGCCCTAAGTTTGAAGCTTCGCAAAAGTATGTTGCAAAAGCTGAGAGTGGCACCCTGCCCATCAGGTTCGAGATTGGTAAAAG
This portion of the Thermatribacter velox genome encodes:
- the rpe gene encoding ribulose-phosphate 3-epimerase, with product MAKLAPSILSCDFSRLREQLLAAQAGGAEVIHVDVMDGHFVPNITFGVPIVKAVKKILPQATIDVHLMIETPRRYISEFAEAGADIISFHVEAERDFDATINLIKKHGKKAAVALCPGTPVEFVSEIISKLEMVLLLTVNPGFGGQTLLPGMDEKILKLRREIARRGLRTEIEIDGGVKEENIEYLASRGASIIVAGSLVFSDEEAIEEKVRRLSLKIKPY
- the rpmB gene encoding 50S ribosomal protein L28, giving the protein MAKCEICGKKPSFGNQISHSHRVSRRIWRPNIQKVRALINGQRRKISVCTACLKAGKVQKA